The region TTGTTAAAAGGTGTATGTGCGGCACACGTAATGCCAACACTACTTGCCTGTTGAAGACATTCATAGCTTTCAGAGAATACTTACAGATGTGATTTGAATGATATTACCAAAGGAATACAAATTCGTGAAGATAAAAAAATTTGAACGGAAACAAATCAAACACCACAAGGGAAAAGATTAGTTTGtacctttttattaaaaaagtatttacaaaaaaactgctacaatgtatttttttacaaatataaaaaactgCATATAGTCTATTATAGTTTAACGGTATTAACGTCCATGTGTACTCAACTTACATCCTGGTTGTACGGTAAACTACACTGAATTAACTGACATCGATCATAAGGGAGATTTTTGACAATGGCTTTCATAATACTGGCTGTTTccacaccgtgtaacaatttatttttatttttttgttcctgggtagtacgtgttatttcctaattgcttatgcctcaaaagtatagaaaatggctattattccccacaaactttgcttttgtgaccaggacagtgatatttttgattaaatttacagtataatcgtaaatcttgaaaaactactcacttctaaatcttttgtagtcatttttgtattactttagaataaatacatgttaatatgtATGATAAtatgattcatatgttgtttttttctgactttgtgaacgaaaagacacacatttgcccgttttcccattggaaatagtgatattttgaaatatcactgtcctggtcacaaaagcaaagtttgtggggaataatagccattttctatacttttgaggcataagcaattaggataacacttgctacccaggaacaaaaattgtgttacatagtgttatttaccTTGCCCGAGTAATCAATCAGCCATGATAATGAATATTATGTTTACAAATCTTAGAAAAGACGACCCTTGTGTGTTAGAAGAAACACAACTAACCAAACTACAGTCTAGCTGTTCTTTTAGAATGAATCAACAACGAATACATTAGTCTGAACCTCTGTTTGCCATTATTCCTGTACTTAAATACTGTTTATACAGTGGTAACCACTGATTTCTACATTGCAAGAAAACTGCCACAGCCCGATATCCCAAGACATGGTACAGGGCTTGTAATTCCAAAAGAACACTTTGACAATGAAGTATTTCATAAAGTTGATACAACTTTGAGTTACTGTAAACTCAAAACTTCAAACTGAtgtgcatttaataaattaaaaaaaataaattaactaatAACTTAAAACTTGGTTCGACCCATAATTCTTCATTTGTAGTAAGAACATATGGCTTCTAACAGCAAAAGCAGGAGCAAGTTGGAAATACATTAGCAATTATGCAATCTTGCCAAAATAATCTGACTGAGATGTAGGCTACACATATTGTCCAAGCACTAATATAAAAGGTGCCTTCCACCATTTCTATGCATCAATCTCCACACTAGGCATATACTGCACTTAAGGATAAAGTCAAAAGGAAGACTTAATATAGACCATttcaaatagattttttgttttcaattttatcATAATTATTTCACATAAAATATTCTAAAAGTACTGTAACATTtccaaagctgtatgtgttgtaaaaatatagatatatactttattatttctttttttaggaaAAATATGTGTAGCTTTTAAACTTTTAGTACACAATTCATTTGTTCAATTCAAAATTATGTAGTGTAAAGACATAATTTCAGAGTAAATgtcacaataaataaaatttaaaaaagtgaaaaaaacataacCCACAAAGACATACAAAATGAATGTAAATAAACTTCCAATGGTTGGCATGTAAAAATATTAGCCCTTAAAAAACATAACTTACACTTCATCATAGTCAGTGTATGACAGTCAAGAGCTAGCAGTTTTGCATACCATCCACATCTGTACAGTTGATTTTTTAGGTCAGTTTTAGGACCCAACAATGATCTCCATAATGTGATCAAGTTCATTGAGATCAGGCCTGCAGCCAGAGTTTGAACTGATGGATGGACTGTGAGATGACAAACTGTCCAACAAATCATAGGGCCCCATTTTAGGACTGCTCTGCATTCCTGTCAACATGGTGTCAAGATCGTAATAAGAAGTGTCAACATCTGAAAAGAGCTCGTCAAGGGCAGGGTCTGGAGTAGCAGTGGGGTTCTTAATTCCAAAAGTTCCAAAACCTTGTTCCTCTGGCTTCGGGTCCTCTTCAGACTCCTCTTCTGAGTTCTCCTTCTGGTCCTCTTTCCCCCAGGTACCGATGCTGCTTGGCAGATACGTTGGGGCTTCAGAAGATGGCTCACACAAAGAATCATCAACTACTTCTTCTGAATGACAGCTGACAGAGTCACAGCCTTCATAGCTGATGACAGAAAAAGGCTTTTCCTTGTCTTGGTCCTTTGGTGATGGTCTGCAAAGAATTTCTGTTGCAACCAGGCGATCA is a window of Polyodon spathula isolate WHYD16114869_AA chromosome 12, ASM1765450v1, whole genome shotgun sequence DNA encoding:
- the LOC121324440 gene encoding cell division cycle-associated protein 4-like, whose protein sequence is MFPKGTKRKFSEGEEVPDENPADIKVMSSYNLQRQSLLDMSLIKLQLCHMLVEPNLCRSVLIANTVRQIQEEMTQDGSWTIMAEALNSNQSPSDRLVATEILCRPSPKDQDKEKPFSVISYEGCDSVSCHSEEVVDDSLCEPSSEAPTYLPSSIGTWGKEDQKENSEEESEEDPKPEEQGFGTFGIKNPTATPDPALDELFSDVDTSYYDLDTMLTGMQSSPKMGPYDLLDSLSSHSPSISSNSGCRPDLNELDHIMEIIVGS